One genomic region from Xyrauchen texanus isolate HMW12.3.18 chromosome 16, RBS_HiC_50CHRs, whole genome shotgun sequence encodes:
- the LOC127656680 gene encoding CAAX prenyl protease 1 homolog: MLQEVLSLPIEDKIFYAVLVFSWTVYVWEAYLAYRQRKIYRTTMHVPTELGKIMDSETFEKSRLYQLDKSNFGFWSGLYSETEGTLILLLGGIPFLWKVSGNLTAHFGLGPEYEISQSLGFLMLATLFSAFTGLPWSLYNTFVIEEKHGFNQQTLGFFLKDAVKKFAVTQCILLPVTSLLLYIIKIGGDYFFIYAWLFTLAVSLILVTIYADYIAPLFDKFTPLPEGELKSEIESMAKSIQFPLTKVYVVEGSKRSSHSNAYFYGFFKNKRIVLFDTLLEDYSPLNKTERAGTGEETEETENESKSKPKNKKQGCNNPEVLAVLGHELGHWKLGHTVKNIVISQMNSFLCFFLFAVLIGRKELFVAFGFHYSQPTLIGLMIIFQFIFSPYNELLSFCLTVLSRRFEFQADAFARGMGRSSELYSALIKLNKDNLGFPVADWLFSMWHYSHPPLLERLRALTGPKQD; encoded by the exons ATGCTGCAGGAAGTTCTGTCTTTACCAATTGAAGACAAAATATTTTACGCTGTCCTGGTCTTCTCATGGACGGTGTATGTTTGGGAGGCCTACCTCGCCTATAGACAG AGGAAGATCTATAGAACTACAATGCATGTGCCCACGGAACTGGGCAAGATAATGGATTCCGAGACCTTTGAAAAGTCTCGCCTCTATCAGCTGGACAAAAGCAACTTTGGCTTCTGGTCTGGACTCTACTCTGAGACAGAGGGCACG CTGATACTGCTCCTTGGAGGAATCCCCTTCCTCTGGAAAGTGTCAGGGAATCTCACAGCTCATTTTGGTCTTGGTCCAGAGTATGAG ATCTCCCAGTCTTTGGGGTTTCTGATGTTGGCGACTCTCTTTAGTGCCTTCACTGGCCTTCCCTGGAGCCTCTACAACACATTTGTTATTGAGGAAAAGCATGGATTCAACCAGCAG ACACTGGGTTTTTTCCTGAAAGATGCTGTAAAGAAGTTTGCTGTGACGCAGTGTATTTTACTGCCAGTGACATCATTGCTCCTATACATCATCAAGATCGGAGGGGATTATTTCTTCATCTATGCCTGGCTCTTCACTCTCGCTGTCTCTCTG ATTCTGGTGACTATCTATGCAGACTATATCGCCCCCCTGTTTGATAAGTTCACTCCGCTGCCAGAGGGAGAGCTGAAGAGCGAGATTGAGAGCATGGCAAAGTCCATCCAATTCCCCCTCACCAAAGTCTATGTAGTGGAAG GCTCAAAGAGATCTTCCCACAGCAATGCCTACTTCTATGGTTTCTTCAAAAACAAGCGTATTGTGCTATTCGACACACTTTTGGAGGATTACTCTCCACTGAACAAAACCGAGAGGGCAGGGACAGGAGAGGAGACTGAGGAGACAGAGAATGAAAGCAAGTCCAAACCAAAG AACAAGAAGCAAGGCTGCAATAACCCTGAGGTTCTGGCAGTTCTTGGACATGAATTGGGGCATTGGAAACTGGGCCATACAGTCAAGAACATTGTTATCAGCCAG ATGAACTCCTTCCTGTGCTTCTTCCTTTTTGCTGTCCTGATTGGTCGGAAGGAGCTCTTCGTGGCATTTGGTTTTCATTATAGCCAACCCACCCTCATCGGACTGATGATCATCTTTCAGTTTATCTTCTCACCTTATAATGAG TTGCTCTCGTTCTGTCTGACTGTTTTGAGCCGGAGGTTTGAGTTTCAGGCAGATGCATTTGCACGTGGTATGGGCAGATCATCTGAGCTCTACTCTGCTCTCATCAAGCTCAATAAGGATAACCTGGGGTTCCCTGTGGCAGACTGGCTCTTCTCTATGTGGCATTACTCGCATCCTCCCCTGCTAGAGCGTCTCCGAGCTCTCACAGGACCCAAGCAAGACTGA
- the LOC127656678 gene encoding zinc finger protein Rlf-like produces MADENVETELDWSGQASLLDEETFFAMEGLQATLQQHEAELRQQDISEESSTEYCNNFCQALMHYAGSRNSVEHGLPLLEVYCLSINCFAAARPHLTADSPNVALVLKRLALSCLELLLSVPHNEIPYEAWLQFHGSVQAAHEAMLEYGSTDLQALLNITGEGGAWNNPVLVSLLTGQPTEPDAVNAYLALEGEGFMEMRIKHLEKVGEVEKALILNKACANCSLMPNQSTFRQTFVTQLCQQLPSEEAIIEISRIDGKDVLDIICNMDTEGDENTALILCTTYLTQQLQQESLCCTWELILLWSKLQRRIDVSLESFLERCLQFGAIAKNIYHLLFLIRVIQTETMHLGLGVSVELCVKALRLPKQEDVGSKTMVCKTVACLLSEDLEMIRACQLTEFLLSPAQEAFDVLEVLYTRPDQKYDEENAIIPNSLRCELLLALKAHWPFDPEFWDWKTLKRHCIRLLGLEQEEEVEDEASPEELYNLETVLNEKAEEEESDKCDYNGFSSNEQEQTVEKTDTIKQQKVSKKKAQVLKCQKYKFLCKICHKEVVESRICHHTKKHMENGVWRCPICLQEFKSRKEFVPHSKKHIQMPTKVCPWKNKVKNVDPKNYFEEGFDDLEPGQIPLDPSLAMYYQSTHDPVVLEHILEQAANVPKKQEENDYITFDYINKYFKLQDRDVYQCPATGCSKNFKLFKYMGIHIKNDHDNEDPNVKHYLEMKDRREKCTFCRKTFMTTFHHHKHRPVHYGDHPFMCVITGCGACFNTTNELFAHKHSHGYRLSYSCDLKGCSFTYCDLGQLYHHEAQHFRDAAYTCTGPGCKQFFYSRREFLKHLATHNITFTEEDFERQRKIKRKLLISNVRDVMGSGLKVELENVQISGSSSSSPLSECKESKASLTHVAVCFDGKKFTCGLKKCGRTFTTTRDLQKHLKIAHADEFNEEEQLWKKGQPKNFKTPGIALHKRGQDNGSSTDESTEENALSPGGDSVDCDTTHSDMELSATVTEIMLGLSQLTLNSQSASNGRWNAQRSVSGSNTSVVTCPPTLNARSPAKATTNNKIELRTPVEGSDSKRLAKATTSNKTELRSPVEGSDSNRPTKETTNNKIELRTPVEGSDSKRLAKATTSNKTELRSPVECSDSKRLTSKIESPQTPDNIKESVLEKAEPQSEILVHPQTQPYTCDAKSCHHQSTTSHALMQHYILVHGCSSEEVNQMEVFQSQTLKPFKALDDNVKDSVLEKDQPQTEFHVQPTTKPYTCEANNCHYQSVTSCALLQHYIKIHHYSEKEVKEMEVFQSQTFRPFQCHLCSKCYKNKIQLRIHYRRMHCINEAVVEEMSCSSKKKLADEEPVLSTSKIKKRKQSQSSKVDEVKSQRRDACNWQQRCQKRDYRLWTRTLDRENGKVKAEEKRQTSKNVSSLQQVANVNNSTDDGKGSHRLVAKGNLSYILGKCNKAFPCMHTNCNAAFSNQKGLNGHLQFIHHYNRSQLGFSCAHKGCDKQFNHYSSLTRHNRQVHNLTSKTTSKTSCSGNTKNIKRQTATLEEPIPRFKCTYANCNESYHLKSSLLRHTSQFHRNQPPSNPVASAVNGEFNTSYKNHVLHRHCDPSDSLVVRLQSTPKKESNSGCQTKLIISPSSQSSKVSPKRTLKQSLRFSRKGQELAQSEENFESIEETTEFVFRTHEEALQMCQDRCLPVAFPCMVQNCDSVVTTKRSLKRHYMCCHKVACKQLADYMDQLFYTTEKLEEIIQKKSAVSATSDLTRIPNGVLKMEYQAEPSTPGGPSLPMSLHSIKTESKGQEVIHSFESEFSGESHHDSNLLIAADDLLYGESSGQPEEPISEEGQTHEKRSSAPPLIRPPPLDLSPPSTLRIAFDESTFEPSVRDSYSKSINIPSSVSISALTTTRQPLRRKNELSEAPTLVSHSPISKDPRTHSLVPRAFDIATYKPIGFESSFLKFIKEKEEEVKYDKQWTAVVTNPCLKPDLPRRRDSLRRNCSVKENNERGATISRSRRSRSSPLRHLISKEECTSIQNLRLIMERALRGFGDQAIKQLQFLKPVVVLERPKSSASILDLLPSETKA; encoded by the exons ATGGCGGATGAAAACGTAGAAACGGAGCTCGATTGGAGCGGCCAGGCCAGCCTGCTCGACGAGGAAACATTTTTCGCAATGGAGGGCTTGCAGGCCACCCTTCAGCAACACGAGGCCGAGCTTCGGCAGCAAGATATTTCCGAAGAATCGTCCACGGAGTATTGCAATAACTTCTGCCAG GCTCTAATGCACTATGCTGGGAGCAGAAATTCAGTGGAACATGGATTGCCTCTGTTGGAAGTCTACTGTCTATCCATAAACTGTTTTGCAGCTGCCAGGCCACATCTCACAGCTGACTCCCCAAATGTTGCCCTTGTGCTCAAAAGACTAGCATT GAGCTGCCTTGAATTGTTGTTGTCAGTGCCTCATAATGAAATACCTTATGAAGCCTGGCTGCAGTTTCATGGTTCAGTTCAG GCGGCCCATGAGGCCATGCTGGAGTATGGCAGTACAGATTTGCAGGCCCTGCTGAACATAACAGGAGAGGGTGGAGCATGGAATAACCCTGTCCTGGTCTCTCTTCTTACCGGCCAGCCAACAGAACCTGATGCGG TAAATGCCTATCTTGCTTTGGAGGGAGAGGGTTTCATGGAAATGAGGATCAAACACCTGGAGAAAGTAGGGGAGGTAGAGAAAGCCCTGATCCTCAACAAAGCCTGTGCTAACTGTAGCCTCATGCCCAACCAGTCCACCTTTCGGCAAACCTTTGTCACCCAACTGTGCCAACAGCTCCCTAGTGAGGAAGCAATTATAGAG ATTTCTAGAATAGATGGGAAAGATGTCCTGGACATTATTTGCAACATGGACACTGAAGGAGATGAGAACACAGCCTTGATCTTGTGCACCACCTATTTGACACAACAGCTACAGCAAGAGAGCTTGTGTTGCACCTG GGAGTTAATCCTTCTTTGGAGTAAACTACAGAGAAGAATTGATGTGTCCCTTGAATCATTTCTTGAACGGTGCCTGCAGTTTGGCGCTATTGCCAAGAATATCTACCATCTCCTTTTCCTCATTCGTGTCATTCAGACAGAG acaaTGCACCTTGGCCTAGGAGTATCAGTTGAACTTTGTGTGAAGGCTCTTCGGCTTCCAAAGCAAGAAGATGTTGGCTCTAAAACAATGGTCTGCAAGACTGTTGCCTGTCTCCTTTCTGAGGATCTGGAGATGATACGGGCCTGCCAGCTCACAGAATTTCTTTTAAGCCCTGCTCAGGAGGCCTTTGATGTCCTCGAGGTCCTCTACACACGTCCTGATCAAAAATATGATGAGGAAAATGCCATTATTCCAAATTCCCTGCGCTGCGAACTTCTACTTGCTCTGAAAGCACACTGGCCATTTGACCCTGAATTCTGGGACTGGAAAACATTGAAAAGGCACTGCATTAGATTATTGGGGCTGGAACAGGAGGAAGAAGTGGAGGATGAAGCATCACCCGAGGAGCTGTATAATCTAGAAACCGTTTTGAATGAAAaggcagaggaggaggagagtGATAAGTGTGATTACAATGGATTTAGCAGCAATGAACAAGAGCAGACAGTGGAGAAAACGGATACAATAAAGCAACAAAAAGTCTCAAAGAAAAAAGCACAAGTTCTTAAATGCCAGAAGTACAAGTTTCTCTGCAAGATATGCCATAAAGAAGTGGTTGAGTCAAGAATCTGTCACCACACCAAAAAGCATATGGAGAATGGTGTGTGGAGGTGTCCGATATGTCTGCAAGAGTTCAAAAGTAGGAAGGAGTTTGTGCCACACTCCAAAAAACACATTCAGATGCCTACAAAGGTCTGTCCATGGAAAAATAAAGTGAAGAATGTGGACCCGAAAAATTATTTTGAGGAGGGTTTCGATGACCTAGAACCTGGTCAAATTCCTTTAGATCCTTCCCTTGCTATGTACTATCAGTCCACCCATGACCCTGTTGTATTGGAACATATTTTAGAGCAAGCAGCCAATGTGCCTAAAAAGCAAGAAGAAAATGACTATATCACATTTGACTACATCAACAAATACTTCAAATTACAGGATCGTGATGTTTACCAATGTCCAGCCACTGGCTGCTCAAAGAATTTCAAACTTTTCAAGTACATGGGTATACACATAAAAAATGATCATGATAATGAAGACCCCAACGTGAAACATTATCTAGAGATGAAAGACCGCCGGGAGAAATGCACTTTCTGCCGGAAAACCTTTATGACTACCTTCCACCATCACAAGCACCGCCCGGTCCATTATGGAGATCATCCTTTCATGTGTGTGATCACCGGATGTGGCGCTTGTTTTAACACCACCAATGAACTCTTTGCTCATAAACATAGTCATGGGTATCGTTTGTCCTACAGCTGTGATTTGAAAGGCTGCAGTTTTACCTACTGTGACCTGGGGCAGCTCTACCACCATGAGGCACAGCACTTCCGCGATGCTGCTTACACATGCACTGGTCCAGGTTGCAAGCAATTTTTCTACTCACGCAGAGAATTTCTAAAGCACTTGGCCACCCATAACATCACTTTCACAGAGGAAGACTTTGAGAGGCAGAGAAAAATTAAAAGGAAACTTTTGATTTCAAATGTAAGAGATGTTATGGGCTCTGGGTTAAAGGTGGAATTAGAGAACGTCCAAATAAGTGGTTCAAGTTCATCATCTCCGCTCTCGGAATGCAAAGAATCTAAGGCTTCATTGACACATGTTGCTGTTTGCTTTGATGGCAAGAAATTTACCTGTGGCCTAAAAAAGTGTGGGAGGACTTTCACTACCACCAGAGATCTTCAGAAGCACTTGAAAATTGCCCATGCAGATGAATTTAATGAGGAAGAACAATTATGGAAAAAAGGACAACCAAAGAATTTTAAGACTCCAGGCATTGCGTTGCATAAACGTGGCCAGGATAATGGGTCATCAACAGATGAATCTACTGAAGAAAATGCTCTTTCACCTGGTGGTGATTCTGTAGATTGTGACACAACCCATTCAGACATGGAACTCAGTGCAACAGTAACTGAGATCATGCTTGGATTGAGTCAACTAACCCTTAATTCCCAAAGTGCCAGCAATGGTAGGTGGAACGCACAGAGATCTGTTTCAGGATCTAACACTTCAGTGGTCACTTGCCCCCCTACCTTGAATGCAAGATCACCAGCCAaagcaacaacaaacaacaaaattgaGCTGAGAACTCCTGTGGAAGGTAGTGATTCAAAGAGACTTGCCAAAGCAACAACAAGCAACAAAACTGAGCTAAGATCTCCTGTAGAAGGCAGTGATTCAAATAGACCCACCAAagaaacaacaaacaacaaaattgaGCTGAGAACCCCTGTGGAAGGTAGTGATTCAAAGAGACTTGCCAAAGCAACAACAAGCAACAAAACTGAGCTAAGATCTCCTGTAGAATGTAGTGATTCAAAGAGACTAACCAGCAAGATCGAATCACCACAAACACCTGATAATATTAAGGAATCTGTCTTGGAGAAGGCTGAACCACAAAGTGAGATCCTTGTGCATCCCCAAACCCAGCCTTACACCTGTGATGCTAAAAGCTGCCACCACCAGAGTACTACTAGTCATGCTTTAATGCAGCACTATATTCTGGTTCATGGTTGCTCTTCAGAGGAGGTGAACCAGATGGAGGTGTTTCAATCTCAAACATTGAAGCCTTTCAAAGCACTTGATGATAACGTTAAAGATTCTGTCTTGGAGAAGGATCAACCTCAAACTGAGTTCCATGTGCAGCCCACAACCAAACCTTACACCTGTGAAGCTAACAATTGCCACTACCAGAGTGTGACTAGTTGTGCTTTATTACAGCACTATATTAAGATCCACCACTACTCTGAGAAAGAGGTTAAAGAGATGGAGGTTTTTCAGTCTCAAACATTCAGGCCCTTCCAGTGCCATCTCTGCTCCAAGtgctacaaaaacaaaatacagttgaGGATCCATTATAGACGGATGCATTGCATAAATGAAGCAGTTGTTGAAGAGATGAGTTGCTCTTCTAAAAAGAAGCTGGCCGATGAGGAGCCTGTTTTGTCCACatccaaaataaaaaagagaaagcaGTCACAATCATCAAAGGTGGATGAGGTTAAATCCCAAAGAAGAGATGCGTGCAACTGGCAACAGCGATGCCAAAAAAGAGATTATCGATTGTGGACAAGGACACTAGATAGGGAAAATGGCAAAGTTAAAGCTGAAGAGAAAAGGCAGACCAGCAAAAATGTATCATCACTGCAGCAGGTCgctaatgtgaacaattcaacgGATGATGGTAAGGGAAGCCACCGCTTGGTTGCAAAAGGGAACCTGAGCTACATCCTCGGCAAATGCAACAAAGCTTTTCCCTGCATGCACACAAACTGCAATGCTGCCTTCAGCAATCAGAAAGGCCTCAATGGCCACCTTCAGTTTATACATCACTATAACCGCTCACAGTTGGGCTTCTCATGTGCACACAAAGGATGTGATAAGCAATTTAACCATTATTCTAGTCTTACTAGACACAACCGCCAAGTGCACAACCTTACCAGTAAGACAACTTCAAAAACATCCTGCAGTGGGAATACTAAGaacataaaaagacagacagccaCATTGGAAGAGCCCATACCAAGGTTTAAGTGTACCTATGCTAACTGTAATGAATCATACCATCTCAAAAGCAGCCTCTTGCGGCACACTAGTCAGTTTCACCGGAACCAGCCTCCCTCAAATCCAGTTGCCTCTGCTGTGAACGGTGAGTTTAACACAAGCTATAAAAATCATGTGTTACATAGGCACTGTGATCCCTCTGATTCTCTTGTGGTGCGGCTTCAGAGTACACCTAAAAAAGAGTCAAATAGTGGATGCCAAACTAAGCTGATCATCTCACCCTCCTCTCAATCATCAAAAGTCTCTCCAAAGCGAACTCTCAAGCAGTCTTTAAGATTCTCTCGCAAGGGCCAGGAACTTGCTCAGTCTGAGGAGAACTTTGAGTCGATTGAAGAAACAACAGAGTTTGTCTTCCGAACACATGAGGAGGCTTTGCAGATGTGCCAAGATCGCTGCCTGCCAGTGGCCTTCCCTTGCATGGTACAGAACTGTGACTCTGTGGTTACAACTAAGCGTAGTTTGAAGCGACATTACATGTGTTGTCACAAAGTTGCATGCAAACAGTTGGCTGATTATATGGACCAGTTGTTTTACACTACTGAAAAACTTGAGGAGATTATACAAAAGAAATCTGCTGTTTCTGCTACATCTGATTTAACACGGATTCCAAATGGTGTCCTAAAAATGGAGTACCAAGCAGAGCCTTCGACCCCAGGTGGCCCATCACTGCCAATGAGCCTCCATTCTATTAAAACTGAGTCAAAGGGGCAGGAAGTGATTCATTCTTTTGAATCAGAGTTTTCAGGGGAGTCACACCATGACAGCAATTTGCTTATTGCCGCAGATGATTTGCTCTATGGGGAATCAAGTGGGCAACCTGAAGAGCCTATTTCTGAGGAGGGTCAAACCCACGAGAAGAGGTCAAGCGCACCTCCCCTTATTCGTCCCCCACCATTGGACCTCTCGCCACCCTCTACCCTCAGAATAGCTTTTGATGAAAGTACATTTGAACCCTCCGTTAGAGACAGTTATAGTAAATCCATTAACATTCCTTCCTCTGTTTCCATATCAGCTCTGACCACAACCCGGCAACCTCTCAGACGGAAGAATGAACTCTCTGAAGCACCAACCCTAGTCTCTCATTCACCAATCTCAAAGGATCCTCGAACACACAGTCTAGTCCCACGAGCTTTTGACATCGCAACTTACAAACCAATTGGCTTTGAGTCATCATTCTTGAAGTTCATTAAGGAGAAGGAAGAAGAGGTTAAATATGACAAGCAGTGGACTGCAGTAGTAACTAATCCTTGTCTCAAGCCAGATCTACCTCGTCGGCGAGATAGTTTACGACGCAATTGCTCAGTTAAAGAGAACAATGAGAGAGGAGCCACAATCTCTCGAAGCCGCAGGTCTCGATCATCACCTTTGAGGCATTTGATCTCTAAAGAAGAGTGTACCTCAATCCAGAATCTCCGGCTCATTATGGAGAGGGCTTTAAGGGGGTTTGGAGACCAAGCTATAAAACAGCTGCAGTTCTTGAAGCCTGTGGTGGTTCTAGAGAGGCCCAAGTCCTCTGCCTCCATTCTTGATCTTTTACCCTCTGAAACAAAAGCTTAA
- the LOC127656681 gene encoding dynein light chain Tctex-type 1-like → MDEYQTAEETTFVVDEITTIIKETVESTIGNSSYQHNRINQWTSSIVESSLSQLTKLGKPFKYIVTCIIMQKNGAGLHTASSCFWDNTTDGSCTLRWENKTMYCIVSVLGLAI, encoded by the exons ATGGACGAGTATCAGACTGCTGAGGAG ACTACATTTGTTGTAGATGAGATAACCACAATTATCAAAGAA ACTGTTGAAAGCACCATTGGCAACAGCTCTTACCAACACAATCGAATCAACCAGTGGACATCAAGCATTGTGGAGTCAAGTCTGAGCCAGCTAACTAAATTAGGAAAGCCCTTTAAGTACATAG TGACATGTATCATTATGCAAAAAAATGGTGCAGGTTTGCACACTGCCAGCTCATGTTTCTGGGACAACACTACAGATG GGAGTTGCACATTGCGGTGGGAGAATAAAACCATGTACTGCATAGTTAGTGTTTTGGGGCTTGCCATTTGA